Proteins from one Camelina sativa cultivar DH55 chromosome 8, Cs, whole genome shotgun sequence genomic window:
- the LOC104707159 gene encoding extensin-2-like, with translation MANPSNWPSLLMLVLALYAIAAHTSAQYTYSPPSPPPYVYNYPSPPPPYVYNSPPYTPYVYKSPPPPPYVYSSPPPPPYIYKSPPPPPYVYSSPPPPPYVYKSPPPPPYVYSSPPSPPYVYKSPPPPPYVYSSPPPPPYVYKSPPPPPYVYSSPPSPPYVYKSPPPPPYVYSSPPPPPNFYKSPPPPPYVYSSPPPPPYVYKPPPPPPYVYSSPPYVYKPPPPPPYVYSSPPYVYKPPPPPPYVYSSPPYVYKPPPPSYSYSSPPPPKY, from the coding sequence ATGGCCAATCCTAGTAATTGGCCATCTCTTCTTATGTTGGTTCTGGCCTTGTACGCCATTGCTGCTCATACAAGTGCTCAGTACACATACTctccaccatcaccaccaccatacgtCTACAATTATCCATCACCACCTCCTCCTTACGTATATAACTCTCCACCATATactccatatgtttacaagtctccaccaccccCACCTTACGTCTATAGCtccccaccacctcctccatatatttacaagtccccaccaccacctccttatgtctacagctccccaccacctcccccatatgtttacaagtctccaccaccccCGCCTTACGTCTATAGCTCCCCACCAAgtcctccatatgtttacaagtccccaccaccacctccttacgtctacagctccccaccacctcctccatatgtttacaagtctccaccaccccCGCCTTACGTCTATAGCTCCCCACCAAgtcctccatatgtttacaagtccccaccaccacctccttacgtctacagctccccaccacctcctccaaatttttacaagtctccaccacctcctccttaTGTCTAtagctctccaccaccacctccatatgtttacaagccaccaccacctcctccttacGTCTATAGCtctcctccatatgtttacaagccaccaccacctcctccttacGTCTACAGTtctcctccatatgtttacaagccaccaccacctcctccttacGTCTACAGCtctcctccatatgtttacaagcCACCACCTCCAAGCTACAGTTATAGCTCTCCCCCTCCTCCAAAATactaa
- the LOC104707160 gene encoding L-ascorbate peroxidase S, chloroplastic/mitochondrial-like isoform X2 — protein MAGRVSLTLNNGSFLLSPPPKSTTTMSSSLRTTTAASRLLRYSSSRSTLTLSASTSLSFARSLVSSPLLSSSSFSQKRCRVASVNRSFSSTAATKCSASSDPDQLKNAREDIKELLNSKFCHPILVRLGWHDAGTYNKNIKEWPQRGGANGSLRFDIELKHAANAGLVNALNLIKDIKEKYSGITYADLFQLASATAIEEAGGPKIPMKYGRVDASGPEDCPEEGRLPDAGPPSPANHLREVFYRMGLDDKDIVALSGAHTLGRSRPERSGWGKPETKYTKEGPGAPGGQSWTPEWLKFDNSYFTEIKEKREEDLLVLPTDAAIFEDSSFKVYAEKYAADQDAFFKDYAVAHAKLSNLGAQFNPPEGIVI, from the exons ATGGCAGGGCGTGTGTCTCTCACACTCAACAACGGCAGCTTCCTCCTTTCTCCTCCTCCCAAATCCACCACAACCATGTCTTCTTCTCTCCGCACTACCACCGCTGCTTCTCGTCTCCTCCGCTACTCCTCCTCCAGATCTACACTCACTCTCTCCGCTTCTACTTCCCTCTCATTCGCCAGATCCCTCGTCTCTTCTccacttctctcttcttcatccttctcTCAG AAGAGATGTCGAGTTGCGTCGGTGAATCGGAGCTTTAGCTCCACCGCCGCTACGAAATGTTCAGCTTCTTCGGATCCTGATCAGTTGAAGAATGCTAGAGAAGACATCAAAGAGCTTCTCAACTCCAAATTCTGCCATCCAATTTTG GTTCGATTAGGGTGGCATGATGCTGGTACGTACAACAAGAACATCAAAGAATGGCCACAAAGAGGTGGAGCTAATGGAAGTCTCAGATTCGATATTGAGCTTAAGCATGCTGCTAATGCTG GTCTTGTGAATGCTTTAAACTTGATTAAggatatcaaagaaaaatactcTGGGATCACTTATGCTGACTTATTCCAATTGGCTAGTGCTACTGCTATTGAG GAAGCTGGAGGACCTAAAATACCTATGAAATATGGAAGAGTTGATGCATCTGGTCCTGAGGATTGTCCTGAAGAAGGAAGGCTCCCAG ATGCCGGTCCTCCTTCACCTGCTAATCATCTCAGAGAAGTTTTTTACAGAATGGGACTAGATGACAAG GATATTGTTGCATTATCTGGTGCTCACACCTTGGGAAGATCTAGGCCAGAACGTAGCGGGTGGGGGAAGCCAGAGACGAAGTACACG AAAGAGGGACCTGGGGCACCAGGAGGACAGTCATGGACACCCGAGTGGCTGAAGTTTGATAATTCTTACTTCACG GAAATcaaggaaaagagagaagaagatctcCTTGTCCTACCCACTGATGCTGCCATCTTTGAAGATTCTTCTTTCAAG GTATATGCTGAGAAGTATGCTGCAGATCAGGATGCATTCTTCAAGGATTACGCTGTAGCCCATGCGAAGCTCAGCAATCTTGGAGCACAATTTAACCCTCCTGAG GGTATCGTTATCTGA
- the LOC104707160 gene encoding L-ascorbate peroxidase S, chloroplastic/mitochondrial-like isoform X1: MAGRVSLTLNNGSFLLSPPPKSTTTMSSSLRTTTAASRLLRYSSSRSTLTLSASTSLSFARSLVSSPLLSSSSFSQKRCRVASVNRSFSSTAATKCSASSDPDQLKNAREDIKELLNSKFCHPILVRLGWHDAGTYNKNIKEWPQRGGANGSLRFDIELKHAANAGLVNALNLIKDIKEKYSGITYADLFQLASATAIEEAGGPKIPMKYGRVDASGPEDCPEEGRLPDAGPPSPANHLREVFYRMGLDDKDIVALSGAHTLGRSRPERSGWGKPETKYTKEGPGAPGGQSWTPEWLKFDNSYFTEIKEKREEDLLVLPTDAAIFEDSSFKVYAEKYAADQDAFFKDYAVAHAKLSNLGAQFNPPECRGIRTDQYESFV; this comes from the exons ATGGCAGGGCGTGTGTCTCTCACACTCAACAACGGCAGCTTCCTCCTTTCTCCTCCTCCCAAATCCACCACAACCATGTCTTCTTCTCTCCGCACTACCACCGCTGCTTCTCGTCTCCTCCGCTACTCCTCCTCCAGATCTACACTCACTCTCTCCGCTTCTACTTCCCTCTCATTCGCCAGATCCCTCGTCTCTTCTccacttctctcttcttcatccttctcTCAG AAGAGATGTCGAGTTGCGTCGGTGAATCGGAGCTTTAGCTCCACCGCCGCTACGAAATGTTCAGCTTCTTCGGATCCTGATCAGTTGAAGAATGCTAGAGAAGACATCAAAGAGCTTCTCAACTCCAAATTCTGCCATCCAATTTTG GTTCGATTAGGGTGGCATGATGCTGGTACGTACAACAAGAACATCAAAGAATGGCCACAAAGAGGTGGAGCTAATGGAAGTCTCAGATTCGATATTGAGCTTAAGCATGCTGCTAATGCTG GTCTTGTGAATGCTTTAAACTTGATTAAggatatcaaagaaaaatactcTGGGATCACTTATGCTGACTTATTCCAATTGGCTAGTGCTACTGCTATTGAG GAAGCTGGAGGACCTAAAATACCTATGAAATATGGAAGAGTTGATGCATCTGGTCCTGAGGATTGTCCTGAAGAAGGAAGGCTCCCAG ATGCCGGTCCTCCTTCACCTGCTAATCATCTCAGAGAAGTTTTTTACAGAATGGGACTAGATGACAAG GATATTGTTGCATTATCTGGTGCTCACACCTTGGGAAGATCTAGGCCAGAACGTAGCGGGTGGGGGAAGCCAGAGACGAAGTACACG AAAGAGGGACCTGGGGCACCAGGAGGACAGTCATGGACACCCGAGTGGCTGAAGTTTGATAATTCTTACTTCACG GAAATcaaggaaaagagagaagaagatctcCTTGTCCTACCCACTGATGCTGCCATCTTTGAAGATTCTTCTTTCAAG GTATATGCTGAGAAGTATGCTGCAGATCAGGATGCATTCTTCAAGGATTACGCTGTAGCCCATGCGAAGCTCAGCAATCTTGGAGCACAATTTAACCCTCCTGAG TGCAGGGGCATAAGAACTGATCAGTATGAATCTTTTGTTTAG
- the LOC104707160 gene encoding L-ascorbate peroxidase S, chloroplastic/mitochondrial-like isoform X3, protein MAGRVSLTLNNGSFLLSPPPKSTTTMSSSLRTTTAASRLLRYSSSRSTLTLSASTSLSFARSLVSSPLLSSSSFSQKRCRVASVNRSFSSTAATKCSASSDPDQLKNAREDIKELLNSKFCHPILVRLGWHDAGTYNKNIKEWPQRGGANGSLRFDIELKHAANAGLVNALNLIKDIKEKYSGITYADLFQLASATAIEEAGGPKIPMKYGRVDASGPEDCPEEGRLPDAGPPSPANHLREVFYRMGLDDKDIVALSGAHTLGRSRPERSGWGKPETKYTKEGPGAPGGQSWTPEWLKFDNSYFTEIKEKREEDLLVLPTDAAIFEDSSFKVYAEKYAADQDAFFKDYAVAHAKLSNLGAQFNPPE, encoded by the exons ATGGCAGGGCGTGTGTCTCTCACACTCAACAACGGCAGCTTCCTCCTTTCTCCTCCTCCCAAATCCACCACAACCATGTCTTCTTCTCTCCGCACTACCACCGCTGCTTCTCGTCTCCTCCGCTACTCCTCCTCCAGATCTACACTCACTCTCTCCGCTTCTACTTCCCTCTCATTCGCCAGATCCCTCGTCTCTTCTccacttctctcttcttcatccttctcTCAG AAGAGATGTCGAGTTGCGTCGGTGAATCGGAGCTTTAGCTCCACCGCCGCTACGAAATGTTCAGCTTCTTCGGATCCTGATCAGTTGAAGAATGCTAGAGAAGACATCAAAGAGCTTCTCAACTCCAAATTCTGCCATCCAATTTTG GTTCGATTAGGGTGGCATGATGCTGGTACGTACAACAAGAACATCAAAGAATGGCCACAAAGAGGTGGAGCTAATGGAAGTCTCAGATTCGATATTGAGCTTAAGCATGCTGCTAATGCTG GTCTTGTGAATGCTTTAAACTTGATTAAggatatcaaagaaaaatactcTGGGATCACTTATGCTGACTTATTCCAATTGGCTAGTGCTACTGCTATTGAG GAAGCTGGAGGACCTAAAATACCTATGAAATATGGAAGAGTTGATGCATCTGGTCCTGAGGATTGTCCTGAAGAAGGAAGGCTCCCAG ATGCCGGTCCTCCTTCACCTGCTAATCATCTCAGAGAAGTTTTTTACAGAATGGGACTAGATGACAAG GATATTGTTGCATTATCTGGTGCTCACACCTTGGGAAGATCTAGGCCAGAACGTAGCGGGTGGGGGAAGCCAGAGACGAAGTACACG AAAGAGGGACCTGGGGCACCAGGAGGACAGTCATGGACACCCGAGTGGCTGAAGTTTGATAATTCTTACTTCACG GAAATcaaggaaaagagagaagaagatctcCTTGTCCTACCCACTGATGCTGCCATCTTTGAAGATTCTTCTTTCAAG GTATATGCTGAGAAGTATGCTGCAGATCAGGATGCATTCTTCAAGGATTACGCTGTAGCCCATGCGAAGCTCAGCAATCTTGGAGCACAATTTAACCCTCCTGAG TAG